Genomic window (Daucus carota subsp. sativus chromosome 5, DH1 v3.0, whole genome shotgun sequence):
catgagaatttaaaataatgaagaaacaaatataaaatattgtaaacCACTCTTGTATGTCTCTATACTACTACTCCCTcatatcatcttcatcatcacgcCGTACTACACCGCCGGCTACACACACTTACGTACACatagatatacatatacacacacatgacAACTTCCCATCGATCTTTTCACCGTCCTCTTCCTTCATGGTCTGCCCTTTCGGCTTCCCGACGCTCTTTCACCGGAAATAGCCAGCTTCCGATCACGGCCGGCGACACAGACGAGAACCCCATTTCTCCTCCGACACGGATGGAGAAGTTGGATCCGACCCGGGAGATTATATGGTCCAATGAAGCTACTAAAACGCTTATAGAGACATGGGGTGATAAGTACAAGGAGCTTAATCGCGGCAGCTTGAAGCAGACTCACTGGCAACAAGTCACCGACGCTGTCAATCTCCGGCACGCAGGCGAGTTTTCGTGTACGGACGCTCAGGTGAAGAATCGGATTGATACGGTGAAGAAGAAGTATAAGAAGGAGAAAATCAGGGTTCTCGAGTCAGCCGGAAATTATGTGCCCAAGTGGCCGTTTTTTGATTTTCTCGATTTTTTGATCGGAAGTGCGGCTCCGGCGCCGGAGGATGGGCAACCCATTTGCCGGCGAGGGAGGAAAATGAGTTTTCCGGCGACTTTTGAAATTCCGGTGGGTCGCCGTAGTAAGCGGCTGGCGCCGGAAATTGTGATGGGGGCTGGTAATGGGGATGCGCGGAAGAGAAAGTTTGATGCAATGGCGGAGTTGGCATCGAAGATTGTGGCGGAGGAAGAGGAGGATGGCGGGGAAGGGGAGATTAGGAAGGTAGCGGAGGCCATTGAGAAGTTTGGGGAGAGGTATGAGAGGGTGGAGAGGGAGAAGATGGATCGCATGATTGAGTTGGAGAAGCATAAGATGAAGTTAGCTATTGATTTGAATGTGCAGATTATGAATTATGTTTCGGAACTGAGGATGAAGGTTGATGGGAATGAGCAAGTTGGAGCTGTTGATGATGATAAAGGTAGcaacttcttttttcttttatgtcAATTTGAATGTTCTAATTTTGTTGCATATAATGTCATGAGTCCTTTTTGAATACAATGCTAGTATGGAAATTATATTTGTGGAAGCCTTTGTGCTTGTTTGTGGTTTTAGTAACAAGAAAAAGAGAATGAAGCATGTTAAAGtcctctctgtttttttttatgcttAAAGGGTAACTAGGTTTGATTCACCTTTCAGTGGAGGGAATGATACATGTAATGCATATTTTTTCGGGGAGCTCTCCTACTTGTAATGATATGAGAATGTGGTTTGATGGTAGAAATTGTCACACACTCACACTATATTAAAATTGGTTCTTTGGTTCTCGAGATTTATGCTTCCACTAGAGGATCTACATTGTGGATTATTTAGTTCAATCTGtcaatttttttctttgattcatgtcaaaatttcatgttttcttttacaaatttaatgtAAACTTGTCCAAAATTATCTTGCTGGTGTTTGATTTTAAATGTGGAATTCTTCTGGCTTAATAGTTAAGGCTAGGTGGTTTTGACCTTTGAACCTCTCTGCGTGTCTTTTGTAAAGGCTATTTTTGTGTTACTTGTATTAGTTTTCGATAGTATTTACACCTTTTAAAGTATCCCCTTATCTGGCTCATGATTAGTTGACTCCTATGGAGACATTTTTCTAGTGGAAATTCGATTGCATAACTGATGCTTAAGCATAGAAGTGTTTGTA
Coding sequences:
- the LOC108220022 gene encoding trihelix transcription factor ASIL2; translated protein: MTTSHRSFHRPLPSWSALSASRRSFTGNSQLPITAGDTDENPISPPTRMEKLDPTREIIWSNEATKTLIETWGDKYKELNRGSLKQTHWQQVTDAVNLRHAGEFSCTDAQVKNRIDTVKKKYKKEKIRVLESAGNYVPKWPFFDFLDFLIGSAAPAPEDGQPICRRGRKMSFPATFEIPVGRRSKRLAPEIVMGAGNGDARKRKFDAMAELASKIVAEEEEDGGEGEIRKVAEAIEKFGERYERVEREKMDRMIELEKHKMKLAIDLNVQIMNYVSELRMKVDGNEQVGAVDDDKESKL